In Virgibacillus sp. NKC19-16, a single genomic region encodes these proteins:
- a CDS encoding tyrosine-type recombinase/integrase gives MPIKKIKNGRYKVDISIGSDPITGKRRRLTRTVSSKKQAEDVYYQLTQKYNRGQMLSIRDLSFDIIAELYLEDCKLHKKPNYYQNQQYLIHKHIAKNFKKSNLKKVTANDIRDYQQRLINSGLSNKSINNIMICLKCIFDKALEEHVITINPCNSVKNLPLDKKQMKFWTPDQFKEFISLINDEEEFLFKAYYTTGYLTGMRCGEMLALNWNDIDEYRREINVYKSLTYIDKEIVITEPKTKNSIRRISINSKLLALLKTWRKKQQLLFSKLNIPHSGNTHIFQYREKAPTKDIFSRRIRTICKRGELIPIRQHDLRHSHVALLIHQGEDYPIIKERLGHASIKTTIDVYGHLFPNKQKETADKLDDLF, from the coding sequence ATGCCAATCAAAAAAATCAAAAACGGACGCTATAAAGTTGACATTAGTATAGGTAGTGACCCAATTACTGGAAAACGGCGAAGACTGACAAGAACCGTTTCATCAAAAAAACAAGCAGAAGATGTTTATTATCAACTGACGCAGAAATATAACCGTGGTCAAATGTTAAGTATTCGAGACCTCAGCTTCGATATAATTGCTGAACTCTATCTTGAAGATTGCAAATTACACAAAAAACCTAATTATTATCAAAATCAGCAATACCTTATTCATAAACACATAGCGAAGAATTTTAAAAAGAGTAATCTGAAAAAAGTTACTGCAAATGACATTCGCGATTATCAACAAAGATTGATTAATTCAGGGCTAAGTAACAAATCAATCAACAACATTATGATCTGCCTCAAATGTATTTTTGATAAAGCACTGGAAGAACACGTCATAACTATAAACCCATGTAACTCTGTAAAGAACTTACCCTTGGACAAAAAACAAATGAAGTTTTGGACGCCTGACCAATTTAAAGAATTCATCAGCCTAATTAATGATGAAGAGGAATTTTTGTTCAAAGCTTATTATACAACTGGATATCTTACTGGCATGCGCTGCGGCGAAATGCTTGCCCTAAATTGGAACGATATAGACGAATACAGAAGAGAAATTAATGTCTACAAGTCATTGACTTACATTGACAAAGAAATAGTTATCACTGAGCCTAAAACTAAAAACTCTATTCGCCGTATCAGTATTAATTCAAAGCTTCTCGCTCTATTGAAGACATGGAGAAAGAAACAACAGTTACTTTTCAGCAAGTTAAATATACCTCATTCAGGCAACACTCATATTTTTCAATATCGAGAAAAGGCACCAACCAAAGATATTTTCAGTCGGCGCATTCGAACCATTTGCAAACGGGGAGAGCTAATCCCTATTCGTCAACACGATCTAAGGCATTCTCATGTAGCCTTACTCATTCATCAAGGAGAAGACTATCCAATAATCAAAGAACGTCTAGGACACGCGTCCATTAAAACAACCATAGATGTTTATGGTCACCTCTTTCCTAATAAACAAAAAGAAACAGCTGACAAACTCGACGATTTATTCTAA
- the xis gene encoding ICEBs1 excisionase: protein MYEFLTPDDIQKILKVKQAKAYEIIRTLNAEMKQEGYMVIPGKVNREKFEERYIYKPSPVEAG, encoded by the coding sequence ATGTATGAGTTTTTGACTCCTGATGATATTCAAAAAATACTTAAAGTGAAACAGGCTAAAGCATACGAAATTATCAGGACATTAAATGCCGAGATGAAACAAGAGGGATATATGGTTATCCCCGGAAAAGTTAATAGAGAAAAGTTTGAAGAACGTTATATTTATAAACCTAGTCCTGTAGAGGCTGGTTAA
- a CDS encoding peptide-methionine (S)-S-oxide reductase gives MEVVYFAGGCLWGVQAFIKTLPGVKFTEAGRANGTSHTLEGEYDGYAECVKTGFDPTVVTIRELMGYLFEIIDPYSLNKQGQDVGEKYRTGVYSEMLEHLKEAKALLSERKDYDLIVVEVLPLTNYVRNAEEHQDRLDRCPNDYCHIPEEILSRYK, from the coding sequence ATGGAAGTAGTATATTTTGCAGGTGGATGTTTATGGGGAGTACAAGCTTTTATAAAGACTTTACCTGGAGTTAAGTTTACAGAAGCGGGAAGAGCTAATGGAACAAGTCATACACTTGAGGGTGAGTATGATGGGTACGCCGAATGTGTAAAGACAGGATTTGATCCGACGGTTGTAACAATCAGGGAATTAATGGGATATTTATTTGAAATCATTGATCCATACAGTTTGAATAAACAAGGACAGGATGTTGGCGAGAAATATAGAACAGGAGTATATAGTGAAATGCTAGAACACTTAAAAGAGGCGAAGGCATTACTTAGTGAAAGAAAAGATTATGACCTTATAGTTGTTGAAGTATTACCTCTTACAAACTATGTGAGAAATGCAGAAGAACATCAAGATAGGTTAGATAGATGTCCAAATGATTATTGTCATATTCCAGAAGAAATATTAAGTAGATATAAGTAA
- a CDS encoding YolD-like family protein, with protein MSGVNDRGTKKWTALMMPEQIQMLNKYWEQEERKEKPVLDEQQIEEIEMKLQMAIHNDLTVKVKYFANHHFYYVKDKISSINTQKGYIFLKNNENAKFRDIIDVQIL; from the coding sequence ATGAGTGGAGTTAATGATCGTGGAACAAAGAAATGGACTGCTCTTATGATGCCAGAACAAATACAAATGCTAAATAAGTATTGGGAACAGGAGGAACGTAAAGAGAAGCCAGTGTTGGATGAGCAACAGATAGAAGAAATCGAGATGAAGTTGCAAATGGCAATCCACAATGACCTTACAGTCAAAGTTAAATATTTTGCAAATCACCATTTTTACTATGTTAAAGATAAAATCTCTTCTATCAATACACAAAAAGGGTATATTTTCCTTAAAAATAATGAAAATGCAAAATTTCGTGATATAATTGATGTACAAATATTATAA
- a CDS encoding SprT family protein, giving the protein MDLLNEKELYQLVNKLSLDNFKKPFKHDVKFNHRLRTTGGRYIPAQKIIELNPKYVVETDESEFIGIIKHELCHYHLHIEGKGYKHGDKDFKELLKETGSPRHCTPLPSQKREYKYTYICTKCKQEYKRVRRVDVKKYRCGKCSGKLQVQDR; this is encoded by the coding sequence ATGGACCTATTAAATGAAAAAGAACTTTATCAATTGGTTAATAAACTATCACTGGATAATTTTAAAAAACCCTTCAAACATGACGTAAAATTTAATCATCGTCTTCGGACAACGGGAGGAAGATATATCCCTGCTCAAAAAATAATCGAATTAAATCCAAAATATGTTGTTGAAACGGATGAAAGTGAGTTTATTGGTATCATTAAGCATGAATTATGTCATTACCATCTTCATATAGAAGGAAAAGGTTACAAGCATGGCGATAAAGATTTCAAGGAATTATTAAAGGAAACCGGATCACCCAGGCATTGCACACCATTACCATCCCAAAAAAGAGAATATAAGTATACATATATTTGCACAAAATGTAAGCAGGAGTATAAACGAGTGCGGCGTGTTGATGTGAAAAAGTATAGATGTGGCAAATGCAGCGGTAAGTTGCAAGTCCAAGATAGGTGA
- a CDS encoding group-specific protein has protein sequence MEKFYVASSFRNIDAVRYVSDQLVSKGYIHTYDWTKNEQISTFDDLKIIGQKEKNGILESDFIVILLPGGNGTHIELGIALGQGKGLFLYSPNEEVNNFKITSTFYHLPEVEKCFGTLDELLERVTTATVS, from the coding sequence ATGGAGAAATTTTACGTAGCTTCGAGTTTTAGAAACATAGATGCAGTTCGTTATGTAAGTGATCAACTTGTAAGTAAAGGTTACATACATACTTATGACTGGACGAAAAATGAACAAATCTCTACATTTGATGATTTAAAGATTATTGGTCAAAAAGAAAAAAATGGGATATTAGAGTCCGACTTCATTGTGATTTTATTACCTGGAGGGAATGGAACTCACATTGAACTAGGTATCGCATTGGGACAAGGAAAAGGGCTTTTTCTTTATTCTCCAAATGAGGAAGTAAATAATTTTAAAATAACAAGTACGTTTTATCATCTACCAGAGGTTGAAAAATGCTTTGGAACTCTTGATGAGTTATTGGAACGAGTTACTACAGCAACAGTATCTTAA
- a CDS encoding kinase codes for MESKLIIIRGNSGSGKTTTAKSLQNDLGRGTLLVSQDVVRREMLKVHDREGNLSIDLIRQIAEYGKDKCEFIIVEGILYKGRYGEMLNNLIQFYNQKTYTYYFDLSFDETVERHNSSSKRTEFREDSLRAWWNPNDDLGVNGETILTSDMSQNDVLKLILNQLQK; via the coding sequence ATGGAATCTAAGCTAATTATCATACGAGGAAACTCTGGAAGTGGAAAAACAACGACTGCGAAAAGTCTTCAAAATGATTTGGGGCGTGGAACACTATTGGTTTCTCAGGATGTCGTTCGCCGTGAAATGTTGAAGGTTCACGATAGGGAAGGGAATCTTTCCATTGATTTGATTCGCCAAATTGCAGAATACGGTAAAGACAAATGTGAATTTATTATTGTGGAAGGGATCTTATATAAAGGTCGTTATGGTGAAATGCTGAATAACTTAATCCAGTTCTATAATCAAAAGACATACACTTATTATTTTGATTTATCCTTTGATGAAACAGTTGAACGTCATAACTCTAGTTCGAAAAGGACGGAATTCAGAGAAGACTCCTTACGTGCTTGGTGGAATCCGAACGATGATCTTGGAGTGAATGGAGAAACAATATTGACTAGTGATATGTCACAGAACGATGTATTGAAACTAATTTTAAATCAACTGCAAAAGTAA
- a CDS encoding TcpD family membrane protein has protein sequence MGNIFQGLLLGSTSNLPDLGQVENWWLNIVVQAVTIIVIYLVAKNLARLRIGGIITCILIGGAVVFVIQNFSQVTTWVESIIELL, from the coding sequence ATGGGAAACATTTTTCAAGGCTTGCTTTTAGGTTCGACTAGTAATCTACCTGATTTGGGTCAGGTAGAAAACTGGTGGTTAAATATTGTGGTGCAAGCCGTTACGATTATTGTTATTTATTTAGTTGCTAAGAATTTAGCACGATTGCGTATCGGTGGCATTATCACTTGTATTTTGATTGGTGGTGCGGTTGTGTTTGTCATACAGAACTTTTCGCAAGTCACAACATGGGTTGAAAGCATCATTGAGCTATTGTAA
- a CDS encoding replication initiation factor domain-containing protein codes for MENEESEVVNPLIAMVDYLRVSFKTHDVDLILEQVVHLKRDFMQEKGTGFYGYVGTLQLDYIKVFYSNPDDSRGILVEMSGKGCRQFESFLRARNKTWFDFFQDCIEYKGSFTRFDVALDDTKTYFTVPFLLEKIKRAELITRFKRMDYNGSFDIGEEKEGGTTLYFGSKKSDAYLCFYEKNYEQARKYERDVEEYGAWNRYELRLKDDRSQVAVETLIKEQDLRYIALSIVNNYIRFVDQDKQENKKYWRTSNFWQAFIGDVSKLRLYQKPEDDFYEKTVNWLAQSCAPSMKMVHEYDMASGNQQLSDMVLTAEMSERHQKMLDVHLAQTTDMVC; via the coding sequence ATGGAAAATGAAGAATCCGAGGTAGTAAATCCCTTAATAGCAATGGTTGACTACTTACGGGTGTCTTTTAAAACGCATGATGTGGATTTAATTTTAGAACAAGTCGTTCATTTAAAAAGAGATTTTATGCAGGAGAAGGGAACGGGATTTTACGGTTATGTAGGAACCCTACAGCTAGACTATATCAAGGTGTTTTATTCCAATCCTGATGATAGTCGAGGCATTTTAGTTGAAATGTCCGGTAAAGGCTGTCGGCAGTTTGAAAGTTTCCTGCGAGCAAGGAATAAAACATGGTTTGATTTTTTTCAAGATTGTATAGAATATAAGGGTTCTTTTACCCGATTTGATGTGGCACTGGATGATACGAAAACGTATTTTACCGTGCCTTTTTTATTGGAAAAAATTAAGCGTGCAGAATTGATTACCCGATTTAAACGGATGGATTATAACGGTTCGTTTGATATTGGTGAAGAAAAGGAAGGTGGTACAACACTCTATTTTGGTTCCAAAAAATCAGATGCTTATCTATGTTTTTATGAAAAAAATTACGAGCAAGCGAGGAAATATGAACGAGATGTTGAAGAGTACGGGGCATGGAATCGTTATGAGCTGCGATTAAAGGATGATCGGTCACAAGTAGCTGTAGAGACATTAATCAAAGAGCAGGATTTACGTTATATCGCCCTTTCGATCGTTAATAATTATATTCGCTTTGTTGATCAAGATAAGCAGGAAAATAAAAAGTATTGGCGTACCAGTAATTTTTGGCAAGCATTTATTGGGGATGTAAGTAAACTTCGCCTGTATCAAAAGCCGGAAGATGATTTCTATGAGAAAACGGTAAATTGGCTGGCTCAGTCCTGTGCTCCGAGTATGAAAATGGTGCATGAGTATGATATGGCATCCGGAAATCAGCAGTTGTCTGACATGGTACTCACGGCAGAAATGTCCGAACGGCACCAAAAAATGCTGGATGTGCATTTGGCCCAAACAACGGATATGGTTTGTTGA
- a CDS encoding conjugal transfer protein, producing the protein MKSSIKDVFRRMKRRKSQIKRPEKQKSTIKKDTSKRTAFLVWFMITGLVFLSFLGVMLSLYTQSSMNDWDEQFEANASEDEAEEMNVVRADRYLRDFVRKYMNVDSDPEAVEQRKAALQDYMVIRTGGNEPEFFDETGDMQGSREIKNQQLFHVEEKENEVIFQYEVTYSSVTNNNSERQTLLLNVPVVSENDRFSVAREPYFTQVDNLQGNIEVEEEAESLNAYTGAEQEVIQDFLSDFFTEYASGNTDDLAYMMEEPGTLEGAFTFEEITDVQMEQTEEGFIVHAQVRMLDVVTQLAYEIDVEMLITRQQNHYYVEQLDYQ; encoded by the coding sequence TTGAAAAGCTCTATTAAAGATGTATTCCGTCGCATGAAGCGTAGAAAATCCCAGATCAAAAGACCGGAGAAGCAAAAAAGCACTATCAAAAAAGATACTTCTAAACGTACAGCTTTTCTTGTTTGGTTTATGATAACCGGTTTAGTTTTTCTTTCCTTTTTAGGTGTGATGCTTTCGTTATATACGCAATCGTCCATGAATGATTGGGATGAACAGTTTGAAGCTAATGCTTCTGAAGATGAAGCAGAAGAAATGAATGTTGTTCGTGCAGACCGTTATTTACGTGATTTTGTTCGGAAGTATATGAATGTAGATAGTGATCCTGAAGCGGTGGAACAACGAAAGGCAGCGTTACAGGATTACATGGTTATTCGTACAGGAGGTAATGAACCGGAGTTCTTTGATGAAACAGGTGATATGCAAGGGTCAAGAGAGATCAAAAATCAGCAACTTTTCCATGTAGAGGAAAAGGAAAATGAAGTGATCTTTCAATATGAAGTCACTTATTCTAGTGTAACGAATAATAACAGTGAACGGCAAACGTTATTATTAAATGTCCCAGTTGTAAGTGAAAATGATCGTTTTTCAGTGGCCAGAGAGCCTTATTTTACGCAAGTCGATAATTTACAAGGCAATATTGAAGTAGAAGAAGAAGCAGAAAGTTTGAATGCTTATACGGGTGCAGAACAGGAAGTAATTCAAGACTTTTTAAGTGATTTCTTTACGGAATATGCGTCAGGAAATACGGATGATTTGGCGTATATGATGGAAGAACCAGGAACTTTAGAAGGTGCGTTTACCTTTGAGGAAATCACGGATGTGCAAATGGAACAAACGGAAGAAGGTTTTATTGTTCATGCGCAAGTAAGGATGTTAGATGTAGTGACGCAACTAGCCTATGAAATTGATGTGGAAATGCTTATTACACGTCAACAGAATCATTATTATGTGGAACAATTGGATTATCAATAA
- a CDS encoding DUF6366 family protein, producing MGKDNETPEERRERMRQQELKKPSSSIHGSNLSDLVGGLNWKVTGIIILVLILGIAVYAVFFR from the coding sequence TTGGGCAAAGATAATGAAACTCCTGAAGAAAGACGTGAAAGAATGAGACAGCAGGAATTGAAAAAACCTTCTAGCAGTATTCATGGAAGTAATCTTTCCGATTTAGTTGGCGGATTGAATTGGAAGGTAACTGGAATAATTATTCTTGTATTAATATTAGGTATTGCGGTTTACGCTGTTTTCTTCCGTTAA
- a CDS encoding DUF961 family protein, protein MKFKSGIRPEEEVTFGNLIFMGLDREKMFFDRDKGQRTDILESRIYNIGSSAQKEQLEVTIPDYIDLKEIEFQQPIKLKNPTIKARAQANGNFANVVWTLEAEDIIEIGQNATFDKKQESAKDSSKESSDKK, encoded by the coding sequence ATGAAATTTAAAAGTGGAATTAGACCAGAGGAAGAAGTTACTTTTGGAAATTTAATTTTTATGGGATTAGATAGAGAAAAGATGTTTTTTGATCGTGATAAAGGACAACGTACAGATATATTAGAATCTCGTATTTATAATATTGGTTCTTCTGCACAAAAGGAACAATTGGAAGTAACCATCCCGGATTATATTGATTTAAAAGAGATTGAGTTTCAGCAACCAATTAAATTAAAAAATCCAACCATTAAAGCTCGTGCTCAAGCGAATGGAAATTTTGCTAATGTAGTTTGGACGTTGGAAGCTGAAGATATTATTGAAATCGGGCAAAATGCTACTTTTGATAAAAAACAAGAAAGTGCTAAGGATTCATCCAAGGAAAGTTCTGATAAGAAATAA
- a CDS encoding conjugal transfer protein translates to MRTVFNYRQALREPKKIQQITEKYSLPFSIELIPAINFLVFLTIMGFFLYLLRTVFPYLLEWTFLVFLIGIPLLLTSIMRKIQPDGKNIYLYLYDFAKYLFWVKLPKKYFCHDKKVAWMHDKIIQFRKCVKVVDKSERIKNANENNERQPVINANGRRVGVVSYSDNIHSEAK, encoded by the coding sequence ATGCGAACGGTGTTTAATTATCGGCAGGCTTTACGTGAACCTAAAAAGATTCAACAAATTACAGAGAAATATTCTCTCCCGTTTTCGATTGAGTTAATACCAGCCATCAACTTTTTGGTGTTTCTAACGATTATGGGGTTTTTTCTGTATCTTTTGCGTACGGTTTTCCCCTATTTGCTGGAATGGACGTTTTTAGTTTTTTTGATCGGGATCCCGTTGCTTTTAACTAGTATAATGCGAAAGATTCAGCCAGACGGAAAGAATATTTATCTCTATTTATATGATTTTGCGAAATACCTTTTTTGGGTGAAACTGCCAAAGAAATATTTTTGTCACGATAAAAAGGTAGCGTGGATGCATGATAAAATAATTCAATTTCGGAAGTGTGTAAAGGTGGTGGATAAGAGTGAGCGTATTAAAAACGCCAATGAAAACAATGAGAGGCAACCTGTTATTAACGCAAACGGGCGACGTGTGGGGGTTGTATCGTATTCAGACAACATCCATTCCGAGGCAAAATGA
- a CDS encoding FtsK/SpoIIIE domain-containing protein, translating into MAFDGIKRRLWKYRGHRITSGMQYAVWKKGMMIFILVFLFALVFYYREHLVAWRDWLQLELLRDIQHWSWSLLGTGFIISIVAGAIAVAMAYFCFYGHFKRTLHKQKIARMFLSNHFIEKENVTTDSVWGISDKKVTKAKIKYFPRAYYQVKKGYIYVRIAMDMSRFQKRFLELGEELENGLYCDMVEREMEENFVCYKFLYDVQKNRIPIQEVSVNNGSMKLMKHMEWKFDELPHMLIAGGTGGGKTYFILTMIDALLKSGADIRILDPKNADLADLEEVMPKGTVFSKGTGIMMTLRKTVEDMLQRSEDMKKMPSYKTGGNYADVGLPPVFIVFDEYVAFMEMLDPKEKMQALEYMKQLVMLGRQMGYFLILAAQRPDAKYLADGIRDQFSFRVALGKMSESGYGMMFGDVDKTFMYKRIKGRGYADAGTSVISEFYTPLVPKGYDFLEEIRHTVSGVQGASATAVASGSVATGMEDRRSERSE; encoded by the coding sequence ATGGCCTTTGATGGTATAAAACGCCGTCTGTGGAAATATCGGGGGCATCGAATCACTTCGGGGATGCAATATGCGGTTTGGAAAAAGGGTATGATGATCTTTATTCTTGTGTTTCTTTTCGCGCTGGTTTTCTATTATAGGGAGCATCTTGTAGCGTGGCGTGATTGGTTGCAACTAGAGTTACTGAGGGATATTCAACATTGGAGCTGGTCATTACTTGGGACTGGATTTATCATATCTATCGTAGCTGGAGCGATTGCGGTGGCAATGGCTTATTTTTGTTTTTATGGCCATTTCAAAAGGACGTTGCACAAACAAAAGATTGCTAGAATGTTTCTATCGAATCACTTTATTGAAAAGGAGAATGTGACCACGGATTCCGTCTGGGGAATTTCTGATAAGAAGGTAACAAAGGCAAAGATTAAATATTTTCCGCGCGCCTATTATCAGGTTAAAAAAGGTTATATTTATGTAAGAATTGCTATGGATATGAGTCGATTTCAAAAGCGATTCCTCGAATTAGGGGAAGAATTGGAGAACGGTTTATATTGTGACATGGTGGAAAGAGAAATGGAGGAGAATTTCGTTTGTTATAAGTTTCTATACGATGTCCAGAAAAATCGGATACCGATTCAAGAGGTTTCTGTAAATAATGGTTCCATGAAGCTTATGAAGCATATGGAATGGAAGTTTGATGAATTGCCTCACATGCTAATCGCAGGTGGTACTGGTGGTGGTAAAACCTATTTCATCTTGACGATGATTGATGCTTTATTAAAATCGGGTGCGGATATTCGTATCTTGGATCCTAAAAATGCAGATTTAGCAGATTTAGAGGAAGTGATGCCGAAGGGAACTGTTTTTTCAAAGGGTACAGGAATTATGATGACGTTACGGAAAACGGTCGAGGATATGTTGCAACGATCCGAGGACATGAAAAAAATGCCGAGCTATAAAACGGGTGGTAATTATGCAGATGTAGGCTTGCCACCTGTTTTTATTGTGTTTGATGAATATGTGGCGTTTATGGAAATGTTAGACCCTAAAGAAAAGATGCAGGCTCTGGAATATATGAAGCAGTTGGTCATGCTTGGACGGCAGATGGGTTATTTTCTGATTCTGGCGGCGCAAAGACCAGATGCCAAGTATTTAGCTGATGGTATACGTGATCAATTTAGCTTCCGTGTTGCATTAGGGAAAATGTCTGAGTCAGGTTATGGCATGATGTTTGGAGATGTAGATAAGACGTTTATGTATAAACGAATTAAGGGTCGAGGATATGCGGATGCAGGTACATCCGTTATTTCAGAATTTTACACGCCCCTTGTGCCGAAAGGCTATGACTTTTTAGAGGAAATCAGGCATACGGTGTCTGGAGTGCAGGGAGCGTCGGCGACGGCAGTCGCCAGCGGCAGCGTAGCGACTGGAATGGAAGACAGGAGGAGTGAGCGAAGCGAATGA
- a CDS encoding ImmA/IrrE family metallo-endopeptidase, whose amino-acid sequence MISIFTQEAIKEEVKMTVSHYQTNNVYELCNRFRIEIFSNNLGKSMGLLQYYNNQPLIHIHTNAPHKKFSIAYILGYFSFNFDPDNSVLFDGLENQEAITFATELLLTDEMILANLNQVRKLTTGEIAKFFNLPVPAIQIKINGISDGRILFPHF is encoded by the coding sequence GTGATTTCTATTTTTACACAAGAAGCAATCAAAGAAGAAGTAAAAATGACTGTAAGCCACTATCAAACTAATAACGTTTACGAACTATGCAATCGGTTTCGCATTGAAATATTTTCAAATAATTTGGGAAAATCTATGGGGCTTCTGCAATATTATAATAATCAGCCTTTAATCCATATTCACACAAACGCCCCTCACAAAAAATTTTCTATCGCCTACATACTAGGTTACTTCTCTTTTAATTTTGACCCAGATAATTCTGTTCTTTTTGATGGCCTTGAAAATCAAGAAGCAATTACGTTTGCTACAGAGCTACTTTTAACGGATGAAATGATTCTTGCGAATTTGAATCAAGTAAGGAAACTTACTACTGGAGAAATCGCAAAATTTTTTAATTTGCCAGTCCCTGCTATTCAAATTAAGATAAATGGGATATCAGATGGTAGGATTCTTTTTCCACACTTTTAA
- a CDS encoding helix-turn-helix domain-containing protein, translating to MTLEMTLGERLRLSRMRKKLTQKEAAKKLNISNNVLSSYERDARDPDTKMLALMSELYDVSSDFLLGLTDHPNKEAYEKKSKLDTLFNEVIFEITNEDEPTIYLDEGNLDEETLKLVKKALKNGMKLVDDMKQNDE from the coding sequence ATGACGTTAGAAATGACATTAGGAGAACGACTCCGTTTATCTAGAATGCGAAAAAAGCTTACACAAAAAGAAGCAGCTAAAAAGTTAAATATATCAAATAATGTCTTATCTTCTTACGAACGCGACGCTAGAGATCCAGATACAAAGATGCTAGCTTTAATGAGCGAATTGTATGATGTTTCTTCTGACTTTCTTTTAGGTTTAACAGATCATCCAAATAAGGAAGCTTATGAAAAAAAATCAAAATTAGATACTCTTTTTAACGAAGTTATATTTGAAATAACAAATGAAGACGAACCAACTATTTATTTAGATGAAGGCAATTTAGATGAAGAGACACTAAAACTTGTAAAAAAGGCACTTAAAAATGGAATGAAACTTGTCGATGATATGAAACAAAATGATGAATAA
- a CDS encoding transglutaminase-like domain-containing protein, with protein MELICESGLINDYLHDTKEINYSHPKVQEKITELFNQSQSEIVKAEIAFKFVRDQVDHSWDIKGERVTCDASDTLNYREGICYAKSNLLAALLRSQNIPTGFCYQRLMLFDTPEKGYCIHALNAIFLSSKNKWIRIDARGNKKGIDAQFSIDEKKLAFKVNDDKDEKDYPMIYVNPHPKTLSTLRNHTDAVEMYKHYLPAYL; from the coding sequence ATGGAGTTGATTTGCGAGTCTGGTTTGATAAATGATTATTTACATGATACAAAAGAAATCAATTATTCCCACCCTAAAGTACAAGAAAAGATTACTGAATTATTCAACCAATCTCAATCAGAAATTGTTAAAGCTGAAATAGCTTTTAAATTTGTTAGAGATCAAGTTGATCACTCTTGGGATATTAAGGGAGAACGGGTAACATGTGATGCTTCTGATACCTTGAACTATAGAGAGGGTATTTGTTATGCAAAGTCAAATTTACTGGCTGCTTTATTACGTTCGCAAAATATCCCCACAGGATTTTGTTACCAACGTTTAATGCTATTTGACACACCAGAGAAAGGCTATTGTATTCACGCTTTAAATGCAATTTTCTTAAGCTCCAAAAATAAATGGATTCGGATAGATGCCCGTGGAAACAAAAAGGGTATTGATGCACAATTTTCAATCGACGAAAAAAAGTTAGCTTTTAAGGTGAACGATGATAAGGATGAAAAAGATTATCCTATGATTTATGTCAATCCTCACCCTAAAACACTCTCTACCCTTAGAAACCATACAGATGCAGTCGAAATGTATAAACATTATTTGCCAGCATATTTATAG